A window of the Diceros bicornis minor isolate mBicDic1 chromosome 28, mDicBic1.mat.cur, whole genome shotgun sequence genome harbors these coding sequences:
- the GRIN1 gene encoding glutamate receptor ionotropic, NMDA 1 isoform X1 — MSTMRLLTLALLFSCSFARAACDPKIVNIGAVLSTRKHEQMFREAVNQANKRHGSWKIQLNATSVTHKPNAIQMALSVCEDLISSQVYAILVSHPPTPNDHFTPTPVSYTAGFYRIPVLGLTTRMSIYSDKSIHLSFLRTVPPYSHQSSVWFEMMRVYSWNHIILLVSDDHEGRAAQKRLETLLEERESKSKKRNYENLDQLSYDNKRGPKAEKVLQFDPGTKNVTALLMEARELEARVIILSASEDDAATVYRAAAMLNMTGSGYVWLVGEREISGNALRYAPDGIIGLQLINGKNESAHISDAVGVVAQAVHELLEKENITDPPRGCVGNTNIWKTGPLFKRVLMSSKYADGVTGRVEFNEDGDRKFANYSIMNLQNRKLVQVGIYNGTHVIPNDRKIIWPGGETEKPPGYQMSTRLKIVTIHQEPFVYVKPTLSDGTCKEEFTVNGDPVKKVICTGPNDTSPGSPRRTVPQCCYGFCIDLLIKLARTMNFTYEVHLVADGKFGTQERVNNSNKKEWNGMMGELLSGQADMIVAPLTINNERAQYIEFSKPFKYQGLTILVKKEIPRSTLDSFMQPFQSTLWLLVGLSVHVVAVMLYLLDRFSPFGRFKVNSEEEEEDALTLSSAMWFSWGVLLNSGIGEGAPRSFSARILGMVWAGFAMIIVASYTANLAAFLVLDRPEERITGINDPRLRNPSDKFIYATVKQSSVDIYFRRQVELSTMYRHMEKHNYESAAEAIQAVRDNKLHAFIWDSAVLEFEASQKCDLVTTGELFFRSGFGIGMRKDSPWKQNVSLSILKSHENGFMEDLDKTWVRYQECDSRSNAPATLTFENMAGVFMLVAGGIVAGIFLIFIEIAYKRHKDARRKQMQLAFAAVNVWRKNLQDRKSGRAEPDPKKKATFRAITSTLASSFKRRRSSKDTQYHPTDITGPLNLSDPSVSTVV; from the exons ATGAGCACCATGCGCCTGCTGACACTCGCCCTGCTCTTCTCCTGCTCCTTCGCCCGCGCCGCCTGCGACCCCAAGATCGTCAACATCGGCGCTGTGCTGAGCACGCGAAAGCACGAGCAGATGTTCCGCGAGGCCGTGAACCAGGCCAACAAGCGGCACGGCTCCTGGAAGATCCAGCTCAACGCCACCTCCGTCACCCACAAGCCCAACGCCATCCAGATGGCCCTGTCGGTGTGCGAGGACCTCATCTCCAGCCAG GTCTACGCCATCCTAGTTAGCCACCCACCTACCCCCAACGACCACTTCACTCCCACCCCCGTCTCCTACACAGCTGGCTTCTATCGCATCCCCGTCCTGGGGCTGACCACCCGCATGTCCATCTACTCAGACAAG AGCATCCACCTGAGCTTCCTGCGCACGGTGCCGCCCTACTCCCACCAGTCGAGCGTCTGGTTCGAGATGATGCGCGTCTACAGCTGGAACCACATCATCCTCCTGGTCAGCGACGATCACGAGGGCCGCGCCGCGCAGAAGCGCCTGGAGACGCTGCTGGAGGAGCGCGAGTCCAAG AGTAAAAAAAGGAACTATGAAAACCTCGACCAACTGTCCTATGACAACAAGCGCGGACCCAAG GCCGAGAAAGTGCTGCAGTTTGACCCGGGGACCAAGAACGTGACGGCTCTGCTGATGGAGGCGCGGGAGCTGGAGGCCCGGGTCATCATCCTCTCTGCCAG CGAGGACGATGCTGCCACCGTGTACCGCGCAGCCGCGATGCTGAACATGACGGGTTCGGGGTACGTGTGGCTGGTGGGGGAGCGCGAGATCTCAGGGAACGCCCTGCGCTACGCTCCGGACG GCATCATCGGGCTGCAGCTCATCAACGGCAAGAACGAGTCGGCGCACATCAGCGACGCCGTGGGCGTGGTGGCGCAGGCCGTGCATGAGCTTCTGGAGAAGGAGAACATCACCGACCCGCCGCGGGGCTGCGTGGGCAACACCAACATCTGGAAGACCGGGCCGCTCTTCAAGAG AGTCCTGATGTCTTCCAAGTATGCTGATGGGGTGACCGGCCGCGTGGAGTTCAATGAGGACGGGGACCGGAAGTTCGCAAACTACAGCATCATGAATCTGCAGAACCGCAAGCTGGTGCAAGTGGGCATCTACAATGGCACCCAC GTCATCCCCAACGACAGAAAGATCATCTGGCCAGGCGGAGAGACGGAGAAGCCCCCAGGGTACCAGATGTCCACCAGACTAAAG ATCGTGACGATCCACCAGGAGCCCTTCGTGTACGTCAAGCCCACGCTGAGCGACGGCACGTGCAAGGAGGAGTTCACAGTTAACGGCGACCCTGTCAAGAAGGTGATCTGCACCGGGCCCAACGACACGTCTCCAGGCAGCC cGCGCCGCACGGTGCCTCAGTGCTGCTACGGCTTCTGCATCGACCTGCTCATCAAACTGGCGCGGACCATGAACTTCACCTATGAGGTGCACCTGGTGGCCGATGGAAAGTTCGGCACGCAGGAGCGG GTGAacaacagcaacaagaaggagtGGAACGGGATGATGGGCGAGCTGCTCAGCGGGCAGGCGGACATGATCGTGGCGCCGCTGACCATCAACAACGAGCGCGCGCAGTACATCGAGTTCTCCAAGCCCTTTAAGTACCAGGGCCTGACCATTCTGGTCAagaag GAGATCCCCCGGAGCACGCTGGACTCGTTCATGCAGCCCTTCCAGAGCACTCTGTGGCTGCTGGTGGGGCTGTCTGTGCACGTGGTGGCCGTCATGCTGTACCTGCTGGACCGCTTCAG CCCCTTCGGCCGGTTCAAGGTGAAcagcgaggaggaggaggaggacgcgCTGACCCTGTCTTCGGCCATGTGGTTCTCCTGGGGCGTCCTGCTCAACTCGGGCATCGGGGAAG GCGCCCCCCGAAGCTTCTCGGCGCGCATCCTGGGCATGGTGTGGGCCGGCTTCGCCATGATCATCGTGGCCTCCTACACTGCCAACCTGGCGGCCTTCCTGGTGCTGGACCGGCCCGAGGAGCGCATCACCGGCATCAACGACCCACGG CTGAGGAACCCCTCGGACAAGTTCATCTACGCGACGGTGAAGCAGAGCTCGGTGGACATCTACTTCCGGCGGCAGGTGGAGCTGAGCACCATGTACCGGCACATGGAGAAGCACAACTACGAGAGCGCGGCCGAGGCCATCCAGGCCGTGCGGGACAA CAAGCTGCATGCCTTCATCTGGGATTCGGCAGTGCTGGAGTTCGAGGCCTCGCAGAAATGCGACCTGGTGACCACGGGCGAGCTGTTCTTCCGCTCGGGCTTCGGCATCGGCATGCGCAAGGACAGCCCCTGGAAGCAGAACGTCTCCCTGTCCATCCTCAA GTCCCATGAGAACGGCTTCATGGAAGACCTGGACAAGACGTGGGTGCGGTACCAGGAGTGTGACTCGCGCAGCAACGCCCCTGCTACCCTCACCTTCGAAAACATGGCAG GGGTCTTCATGTTGGTGGCGGGGGGCATCGTGGCGGGGATCTTCCTGATCTTCATCGAGATCGCCTACAAGCGGCACAAGGATGCTCGCCGGAAGCAGATGCAGCTGGCCTTCGCAGCAGTGAACGTGTGGCGAAAGAACCTGCAG GATAGAAAGAGTGGTAGAGCAGAGCCCGACCCTAAAAAGAAAGCCACATTTAGGGCTATCACCTCCACCCTGGCTTCCAGCTTCAAGAGACGTAGGTCCTCCAAAGACACG CAGTACCATCCCACTGATATCACGGGCCCGCTCAACCTCTCAGATCCCTCGGTCAGCACCGTGGTGTGA
- the GRIN1 gene encoding glutamate receptor ionotropic, NMDA 1 isoform X2: MSTMRLLTLALLFSCSFARAACDPKIVNIGAVLSTRKHEQMFREAVNQANKRHGSWKIQLNATSVTHKPNAIQMALSVCEDLISSQVYAILVSHPPTPNDHFTPTPVSYTAGFYRIPVLGLTTRMSIYSDKSIHLSFLRTVPPYSHQSSVWFEMMRVYSWNHIILLVSDDHEGRAAQKRLETLLEERESKAEKVLQFDPGTKNVTALLMEARELEARVIILSASEDDAATVYRAAAMLNMTGSGYVWLVGEREISGNALRYAPDGIIGLQLINGKNESAHISDAVGVVAQAVHELLEKENITDPPRGCVGNTNIWKTGPLFKRVLMSSKYADGVTGRVEFNEDGDRKFANYSIMNLQNRKLVQVGIYNGTHVIPNDRKIIWPGGETEKPPGYQMSTRLKIVTIHQEPFVYVKPTLSDGTCKEEFTVNGDPVKKVICTGPNDTSPGSPRRTVPQCCYGFCIDLLIKLARTMNFTYEVHLVADGKFGTQERVNNSNKKEWNGMMGELLSGQADMIVAPLTINNERAQYIEFSKPFKYQGLTILVKKEIPRSTLDSFMQPFQSTLWLLVGLSVHVVAVMLYLLDRFSPFGRFKVNSEEEEEDALTLSSAMWFSWGVLLNSGIGEGAPRSFSARILGMVWAGFAMIIVASYTANLAAFLVLDRPEERITGINDPRLRNPSDKFIYATVKQSSVDIYFRRQVELSTMYRHMEKHNYESAAEAIQAVRDNKLHAFIWDSAVLEFEASQKCDLVTTGELFFRSGFGIGMRKDSPWKQNVSLSILKSHENGFMEDLDKTWVRYQECDSRSNAPATLTFENMAGVFMLVAGGIVAGIFLIFIEIAYKRHKDARRKQMQLAFAAVNVWRKNLQSTGGGRGALQNQKDTVLPRRAIEREEGQLQMCARHRES; encoded by the exons ATGAGCACCATGCGCCTGCTGACACTCGCCCTGCTCTTCTCCTGCTCCTTCGCCCGCGCCGCCTGCGACCCCAAGATCGTCAACATCGGCGCTGTGCTGAGCACGCGAAAGCACGAGCAGATGTTCCGCGAGGCCGTGAACCAGGCCAACAAGCGGCACGGCTCCTGGAAGATCCAGCTCAACGCCACCTCCGTCACCCACAAGCCCAACGCCATCCAGATGGCCCTGTCGGTGTGCGAGGACCTCATCTCCAGCCAG GTCTACGCCATCCTAGTTAGCCACCCACCTACCCCCAACGACCACTTCACTCCCACCCCCGTCTCCTACACAGCTGGCTTCTATCGCATCCCCGTCCTGGGGCTGACCACCCGCATGTCCATCTACTCAGACAAG AGCATCCACCTGAGCTTCCTGCGCACGGTGCCGCCCTACTCCCACCAGTCGAGCGTCTGGTTCGAGATGATGCGCGTCTACAGCTGGAACCACATCATCCTCCTGGTCAGCGACGATCACGAGGGCCGCGCCGCGCAGAAGCGCCTGGAGACGCTGCTGGAGGAGCGCGAGTCCAAG GCCGAGAAAGTGCTGCAGTTTGACCCGGGGACCAAGAACGTGACGGCTCTGCTGATGGAGGCGCGGGAGCTGGAGGCCCGGGTCATCATCCTCTCTGCCAG CGAGGACGATGCTGCCACCGTGTACCGCGCAGCCGCGATGCTGAACATGACGGGTTCGGGGTACGTGTGGCTGGTGGGGGAGCGCGAGATCTCAGGGAACGCCCTGCGCTACGCTCCGGACG GCATCATCGGGCTGCAGCTCATCAACGGCAAGAACGAGTCGGCGCACATCAGCGACGCCGTGGGCGTGGTGGCGCAGGCCGTGCATGAGCTTCTGGAGAAGGAGAACATCACCGACCCGCCGCGGGGCTGCGTGGGCAACACCAACATCTGGAAGACCGGGCCGCTCTTCAAGAG AGTCCTGATGTCTTCCAAGTATGCTGATGGGGTGACCGGCCGCGTGGAGTTCAATGAGGACGGGGACCGGAAGTTCGCAAACTACAGCATCATGAATCTGCAGAACCGCAAGCTGGTGCAAGTGGGCATCTACAATGGCACCCAC GTCATCCCCAACGACAGAAAGATCATCTGGCCAGGCGGAGAGACGGAGAAGCCCCCAGGGTACCAGATGTCCACCAGACTAAAG ATCGTGACGATCCACCAGGAGCCCTTCGTGTACGTCAAGCCCACGCTGAGCGACGGCACGTGCAAGGAGGAGTTCACAGTTAACGGCGACCCTGTCAAGAAGGTGATCTGCACCGGGCCCAACGACACGTCTCCAGGCAGCC cGCGCCGCACGGTGCCTCAGTGCTGCTACGGCTTCTGCATCGACCTGCTCATCAAACTGGCGCGGACCATGAACTTCACCTATGAGGTGCACCTGGTGGCCGATGGAAAGTTCGGCACGCAGGAGCGG GTGAacaacagcaacaagaaggagtGGAACGGGATGATGGGCGAGCTGCTCAGCGGGCAGGCGGACATGATCGTGGCGCCGCTGACCATCAACAACGAGCGCGCGCAGTACATCGAGTTCTCCAAGCCCTTTAAGTACCAGGGCCTGACCATTCTGGTCAagaag GAGATCCCCCGGAGCACGCTGGACTCGTTCATGCAGCCCTTCCAGAGCACTCTGTGGCTGCTGGTGGGGCTGTCTGTGCACGTGGTGGCCGTCATGCTGTACCTGCTGGACCGCTTCAG CCCCTTCGGCCGGTTCAAGGTGAAcagcgaggaggaggaggaggacgcgCTGACCCTGTCTTCGGCCATGTGGTTCTCCTGGGGCGTCCTGCTCAACTCGGGCATCGGGGAAG GCGCCCCCCGAAGCTTCTCGGCGCGCATCCTGGGCATGGTGTGGGCCGGCTTCGCCATGATCATCGTGGCCTCCTACACTGCCAACCTGGCGGCCTTCCTGGTGCTGGACCGGCCCGAGGAGCGCATCACCGGCATCAACGACCCACGG CTGAGGAACCCCTCGGACAAGTTCATCTACGCGACGGTGAAGCAGAGCTCGGTGGACATCTACTTCCGGCGGCAGGTGGAGCTGAGCACCATGTACCGGCACATGGAGAAGCACAACTACGAGAGCGCGGCCGAGGCCATCCAGGCCGTGCGGGACAA CAAGCTGCATGCCTTCATCTGGGATTCGGCAGTGCTGGAGTTCGAGGCCTCGCAGAAATGCGACCTGGTGACCACGGGCGAGCTGTTCTTCCGCTCGGGCTTCGGCATCGGCATGCGCAAGGACAGCCCCTGGAAGCAGAACGTCTCCCTGTCCATCCTCAA GTCCCATGAGAACGGCTTCATGGAAGACCTGGACAAGACGTGGGTGCGGTACCAGGAGTGTGACTCGCGCAGCAACGCCCCTGCTACCCTCACCTTCGAAAACATGGCAG GGGTCTTCATGTTGGTGGCGGGGGGCATCGTGGCGGGGATCTTCCTGATCTTCATCGAGATCGCCTACAAGCGGCACAAGGATGCTCGCCGGAAGCAGATGCAGCTGGCCTTCGCAGCAGTGAACGTGTGGCGAAAGAACCTGCAG AGCACCGGGGGTGGACGCGGCGCTTTGCAAAACCAAAAAGACACAGTGCTGCCGCGACGCGCTAttgagagggaggagggccagctgCAGATGTGTGCCCGTCATAGGGAGAGCTGA
- the GRIN1 gene encoding glutamate receptor ionotropic, NMDA 1 isoform X5, translating into MSTMRLLTLALLFSCSFARAACDPKIVNIGAVLSTRKHEQMFREAVNQANKRHGSWKIQLNATSVTHKPNAIQMALSVCEDLISSQVYAILVSHPPTPNDHFTPTPVSYTAGFYRIPVLGLTTRMSIYSDKSIHLSFLRTVPPYSHQSSVWFEMMRVYSWNHIILLVSDDHEGRAAQKRLETLLEERESKAEKVLQFDPGTKNVTALLMEARELEARVIILSASEDDAATVYRAAAMLNMTGSGYVWLVGEREISGNALRYAPDGIIGLQLINGKNESAHISDAVGVVAQAVHELLEKENITDPPRGCVGNTNIWKTGPLFKRVLMSSKYADGVTGRVEFNEDGDRKFANYSIMNLQNRKLVQVGIYNGTHVIPNDRKIIWPGGETEKPPGYQMSTRLKIVTIHQEPFVYVKPTLSDGTCKEEFTVNGDPVKKVICTGPNDTSPGSPRRTVPQCCYGFCIDLLIKLARTMNFTYEVHLVADGKFGTQERVNNSNKKEWNGMMGELLSGQADMIVAPLTINNERAQYIEFSKPFKYQGLTILVKKEIPRSTLDSFMQPFQSTLWLLVGLSVHVVAVMLYLLDRFSPFGRFKVNSEEEEEDALTLSSAMWFSWGVLLNSGIGEGAPRSFSARILGMVWAGFAMIIVASYTANLAAFLVLDRPEERITGINDPRLRNPSDKFIYATVKQSSVDIYFRRQVELSTMYRHMEKHNYESAAEAIQAVRDNKLHAFIWDSAVLEFEASQKCDLVTTGELFFRSGFGIGMRKDSPWKQNVSLSILKSHENGFMEDLDKTWVRYQECDSRSNAPATLTFENMAGVFMLVAGGIVAGIFLIFIEIAYKRHKDARRKQMQLAFAAVNVWRKNLQDRKSGRAEPDPKKKATFRAITSTLASSFKRRRSSKDTSTGGGRGALQNQKDTVLPRRAIEREEGQLQMCARHRES; encoded by the exons ATGAGCACCATGCGCCTGCTGACACTCGCCCTGCTCTTCTCCTGCTCCTTCGCCCGCGCCGCCTGCGACCCCAAGATCGTCAACATCGGCGCTGTGCTGAGCACGCGAAAGCACGAGCAGATGTTCCGCGAGGCCGTGAACCAGGCCAACAAGCGGCACGGCTCCTGGAAGATCCAGCTCAACGCCACCTCCGTCACCCACAAGCCCAACGCCATCCAGATGGCCCTGTCGGTGTGCGAGGACCTCATCTCCAGCCAG GTCTACGCCATCCTAGTTAGCCACCCACCTACCCCCAACGACCACTTCACTCCCACCCCCGTCTCCTACACAGCTGGCTTCTATCGCATCCCCGTCCTGGGGCTGACCACCCGCATGTCCATCTACTCAGACAAG AGCATCCACCTGAGCTTCCTGCGCACGGTGCCGCCCTACTCCCACCAGTCGAGCGTCTGGTTCGAGATGATGCGCGTCTACAGCTGGAACCACATCATCCTCCTGGTCAGCGACGATCACGAGGGCCGCGCCGCGCAGAAGCGCCTGGAGACGCTGCTGGAGGAGCGCGAGTCCAAG GCCGAGAAAGTGCTGCAGTTTGACCCGGGGACCAAGAACGTGACGGCTCTGCTGATGGAGGCGCGGGAGCTGGAGGCCCGGGTCATCATCCTCTCTGCCAG CGAGGACGATGCTGCCACCGTGTACCGCGCAGCCGCGATGCTGAACATGACGGGTTCGGGGTACGTGTGGCTGGTGGGGGAGCGCGAGATCTCAGGGAACGCCCTGCGCTACGCTCCGGACG GCATCATCGGGCTGCAGCTCATCAACGGCAAGAACGAGTCGGCGCACATCAGCGACGCCGTGGGCGTGGTGGCGCAGGCCGTGCATGAGCTTCTGGAGAAGGAGAACATCACCGACCCGCCGCGGGGCTGCGTGGGCAACACCAACATCTGGAAGACCGGGCCGCTCTTCAAGAG AGTCCTGATGTCTTCCAAGTATGCTGATGGGGTGACCGGCCGCGTGGAGTTCAATGAGGACGGGGACCGGAAGTTCGCAAACTACAGCATCATGAATCTGCAGAACCGCAAGCTGGTGCAAGTGGGCATCTACAATGGCACCCAC GTCATCCCCAACGACAGAAAGATCATCTGGCCAGGCGGAGAGACGGAGAAGCCCCCAGGGTACCAGATGTCCACCAGACTAAAG ATCGTGACGATCCACCAGGAGCCCTTCGTGTACGTCAAGCCCACGCTGAGCGACGGCACGTGCAAGGAGGAGTTCACAGTTAACGGCGACCCTGTCAAGAAGGTGATCTGCACCGGGCCCAACGACACGTCTCCAGGCAGCC cGCGCCGCACGGTGCCTCAGTGCTGCTACGGCTTCTGCATCGACCTGCTCATCAAACTGGCGCGGACCATGAACTTCACCTATGAGGTGCACCTGGTGGCCGATGGAAAGTTCGGCACGCAGGAGCGG GTGAacaacagcaacaagaaggagtGGAACGGGATGATGGGCGAGCTGCTCAGCGGGCAGGCGGACATGATCGTGGCGCCGCTGACCATCAACAACGAGCGCGCGCAGTACATCGAGTTCTCCAAGCCCTTTAAGTACCAGGGCCTGACCATTCTGGTCAagaag GAGATCCCCCGGAGCACGCTGGACTCGTTCATGCAGCCCTTCCAGAGCACTCTGTGGCTGCTGGTGGGGCTGTCTGTGCACGTGGTGGCCGTCATGCTGTACCTGCTGGACCGCTTCAG CCCCTTCGGCCGGTTCAAGGTGAAcagcgaggaggaggaggaggacgcgCTGACCCTGTCTTCGGCCATGTGGTTCTCCTGGGGCGTCCTGCTCAACTCGGGCATCGGGGAAG GCGCCCCCCGAAGCTTCTCGGCGCGCATCCTGGGCATGGTGTGGGCCGGCTTCGCCATGATCATCGTGGCCTCCTACACTGCCAACCTGGCGGCCTTCCTGGTGCTGGACCGGCCCGAGGAGCGCATCACCGGCATCAACGACCCACGG CTGAGGAACCCCTCGGACAAGTTCATCTACGCGACGGTGAAGCAGAGCTCGGTGGACATCTACTTCCGGCGGCAGGTGGAGCTGAGCACCATGTACCGGCACATGGAGAAGCACAACTACGAGAGCGCGGCCGAGGCCATCCAGGCCGTGCGGGACAA CAAGCTGCATGCCTTCATCTGGGATTCGGCAGTGCTGGAGTTCGAGGCCTCGCAGAAATGCGACCTGGTGACCACGGGCGAGCTGTTCTTCCGCTCGGGCTTCGGCATCGGCATGCGCAAGGACAGCCCCTGGAAGCAGAACGTCTCCCTGTCCATCCTCAA GTCCCATGAGAACGGCTTCATGGAAGACCTGGACAAGACGTGGGTGCGGTACCAGGAGTGTGACTCGCGCAGCAACGCCCCTGCTACCCTCACCTTCGAAAACATGGCAG GGGTCTTCATGTTGGTGGCGGGGGGCATCGTGGCGGGGATCTTCCTGATCTTCATCGAGATCGCCTACAAGCGGCACAAGGATGCTCGCCGGAAGCAGATGCAGCTGGCCTTCGCAGCAGTGAACGTGTGGCGAAAGAACCTGCAG GATAGAAAGAGTGGTAGAGCAGAGCCCGACCCTAAAAAGAAAGCCACATTTAGGGCTATCACCTCCACCCTGGCTTCCAGCTTCAAGAGACGTAGGTCCTCCAAAGACACG AGCACCGGGGGTGGACGCGGCGCTTTGCAAAACCAAAAAGACACAGTGCTGCCGCGACGCGCTAttgagagggaggagggccagctgCAGATGTGTGCCCGTCATAGGGAGAGCTGA